A DNA window from Jaculus jaculus isolate mJacJac1 chromosome 1, mJacJac1.mat.Y.cur, whole genome shotgun sequence contains the following coding sequences:
- the LOC101612537 gene encoding probable ATP-dependent RNA helicase DDX28: MAAARPVRLSSLVGRLLPAPRRNLAVRASDEPLPVVRIPRALQRQQEQRQSGRGSGRRPVVVRPGALLVWARRPEWRQPARLALSRWQCAPLASLGWKHRRARGDQFSIERVRQEAPALCNPSSQGSFAHLGLEPRVLRALEEAAPQVIRPTTVQSSTIPPILRGHHVVCAAETGSGKTLSYLLPLFQLLLSRPSLDSSTATAPRGLILVPSRELAEQVQAVARSLGKSLGLQVRQIEGGHGIRRIKLQLSRQRSADVLVATPGALWKALKSRLISLEHLSFMVLDEADTLLDESFLELVDYILEKTHIAEGPDELQDPFNPRAQLVLVGATFPEGVSQLLSKVPNPESLITITSSKLHCIMPHVRQTFMKLKGAEKVTELVQILKQHDKARKTGSSGTVLVFCNSSSTVNWLGYILDDHKIQHLRLQGQMPAAMRAGIFQCFQKGSQDILVCTDIASRGLDSTGVELVVNYDFPPTLQDYIHRAGRVGRVGSEVPGKVVSFVTHPWDVSLVQKIELAARRRRSLPGLASSVRDPLPQEA; encoded by the coding sequence ATGGCGGCCGCGCGGCCGGTGCGGCTTTCGTCGCTAGTGGGTCGGTTGCTCCCGGCGCCGCGGCGGAACCTGGCAGTCCGTGCTTCCGACGAGCCCTTGCCCGTGGTGCGCATCCCGCGGGCGTTGCAGCGACAGCAGGAGCAGCGACAGAGCGGTCGTGGGAGTGGGCGGCGGCCGGTGGTGGTGCGACCTGGAGCCCTGCTGGTGTGGGCGCGGCGGCCCGAATGGAGGCAGCCCGCGCGCCTCGCCCTGAGCCGTTGGCAGTGCGCGCCTCTGGCCTCCCTCGGCTGGAAGCATCGCCGCGCTCGCGGGGACCAGTTCTCCATCGAGCGCGTGCGACAGGAGGCGCCCGCCCTCTGCAACCCGTCGTCCCAGGGCAGTTTTGCACACCTAGGTCTGGAGCCCCGAGTCCTGCGCGCCCTTGAGGAAGCCGCGCCCCAGGTGATTCGTCCCACCACGGTGCAGTCGAGTACCATCCCCCCAATACTACGCGGCCACCACGTCGTCTGCGCCGCGGAAACCGGCAGTGGCAAGACTCTGAGCTATCTACTACCTCTGTTTCAACTGCTGTTGAGCCGGCCAAGTCTGGACTCGAGCACCGCCACCGCCCCCCGGGGCCTGATTCTTGTGCCTTCCCGAGAATTAGCCGAGCAGGTGCAAGCTGTGGCCCGGTCACTGGGCAAGTCCTTGGGCTTGCAGGTGCGGCAGATAGAGGGAGGTCATGGCATACGTAGGATCAAGCTGCAGCTGTCCAGACAGCGGTCAGCAGATGTGCTGGTGGCCACTCCAGGGGCTCTGTGGAAGGCTCTGAAAAGTCGGCTGATCAGCTTAGAACACCTCTCCTTCATGGTGTTGGATGAAGCGGACACACTGCTGGATGAAAGTTTTCTGGAACTGGTGGACTACATCTTGGAAAAGACCCATATTGCAGAAGGCCCGGATGAGTTACAAGACCCCTTTAACCCCAGAGCTCAGTTAGTGCTGGTGGGAGCTACATTTCCTGAAGGTGTAAGCCAGTTGCTGAGTAAAGTTCCCAACCCAGAGTCTCTCATTACCATCACCAGCTCCAAGCTCCACTGCATCATGCCTCATGTCCGACAGACGTTTATGAAGCTGAAGGGAGCAGAGAAGGTGACAGAGTTGGTGCAGATCCTCAAGCAGCATGATAAAGCACGGAAGACTGGGTCCTCTGGAACCGTCCTGGTGTTCTGCAACAGCTCCAGCACTGTGAACTGGCTAGGCTATATTCTGGATGACCACAAGATCCAACATCTAAGGCTGCAAGGGCAGATGCCAGCCGCCATGAGGGCAGGGATTTTCCAGTGCTTCCAGAAGGGCTCCCAAGACATCCTTGTTTGCACAGACATAGCCTCTCGTGGCCTAGACAGCACTGGTGTGGAACTGGTTGTCAATTATGACTTCCCCCCTACCCTGCAGGATTATATCCACAGAGCAGGAAGGGTGGGCCGTGTGGGGAGCGAAGTGCCAGGGAAGGTCGTCAGCTTTGTGACCCATCCCTGGGATGTGAGCCTGGTTCAGAAGATTGAGTTGGCAGCTCGCCGAAGAAGAAGCCTTCCAGGACTTGCATCCTCAGTCAGAGACCCTTTGCCTCAAGAAGCCTGA
- the LOC123458531 gene encoding uncharacterized protein LOC123458531, whose protein sequence is MRWHGETYCLVGGYRAYGDAPIATPAKAKEEEPAPRQASKRRRAQEESHKDGGCPSPKIPRLRRGSKRRAQRSLLVGHLGGEDKPRAAETAQAPSALTTAPLGDDLFCLSLLHPGAIVTSPGQEQGASEAQLERSSCPDHPTLCSVLSSPFVGRRKNSLPCASRGGAQRRGRIRRDLTGASVPMGFGSESPPASTSTSRSGWASGNWTNEQYLSRETPA, encoded by the coding sequence ATGCGCTGGCATGGGGAGACTTACTGCCTGGTTGGTGGCTACCGGGCCTATGGGGACGCTCCCATTGCCACCCCTGCAAAGGCCAAGGAAGAGGAGCCAGCACCCAGGCAGGCTTCCAAGAGACGTCGAGCTCAGGAAGAGTCCCACAAAGATGGAGGGTGCCCAAGCCCCAAAATTCCTCGCCTGAGGCGTGGCAGCAAGAGGCGCGCCCAGAGAAGCTTGCTGGTTGGGCATCTCGGTGGCGAGGACAAGCCTCGAGCTGCTGAGACCGCTCAGGCCCCTTCAGCACTGACCACTGCCCCTCTGGGAGACGACCTGTTCTGCCTGAGCCTTCTTCATCCGGGAGCCATAGTCACGTCCCCTGGCCAGGAGCAAGGAGCCTCCGAGGCGCAGTTGGAAAGGAGCAGCTGCCCTGACCATCCCACCCTCTGCTCggtcctctccagccccttcgtgGGCAGAAGAAAGAACAGCCTGCCTTGTGCCAGCCGAGGAGGAGCCCAGCGCAGAGGGAGGATTCGGAGAGACCTAACCGGGGCCTCTGTACCCATGGGCTTCGGCTCTGAATCTCCGCCAGCATCCACCAGTACAAGCAGGAGTGGCTGGGCTTCCGGAAACTGGACAAATGAACAGTATCTGTCTAGAGAGACTCCTGCCTAA